The following nucleotide sequence is from Syntrophorhabdaceae bacterium.
TGCCCGCCATGGGTGTGACCGGACAACTGGATGTCGAAAAGCCCGAGAGACGAACCTTCGACGAAGGGCCGGTGTTTCAGGAAGACGGTGAATAGATGCCGGGGCAATGCCTCGAGGAGCGGCCTCTCCCGGGAGGAAACGAAGCCTCCCGACCGGTGTCCCCCATCGTCGACACCTGCCAGGTTCATGACCCCATCGATGGTGATCGCCTCCTGGCGCAGCATTCTAAACCCCGCTTTCCTCGTAAAATCCTCCGAAACCCCAACGCCCGCATAGAACTCATGGTTCCCCATGATGGCATATTTTCCGTATCGCGGCCTTATCTGCCTGAGCATATCGGACAGGCCGCTGATGTTGTTGATCTGCCCGTCAACGAGGTCGCCCGTTGATACTACCATGTCGGGATTCGCCTCCTCTATGGCCTTCACGACCCTCCTCAGCCTGTCTTCCCTGCATACAAGTCCAAGATGAACATCGGAAATCTGCACTATCGTCAGTTTTTCAACGCCCGGAGGGAGCCTGGTCGTTTCGATGCCCACCCTCTCCGTCCGGATGGTCAGGGCCTCATGATACCCGTAGGACACGATCGAAAT
It contains:
- a CDS encoding metallophosphoesterase encodes the protein MSMFFIAFFTLYAALHAYIFIKARYAFRFRPLTGCVIAFLLFLGLFMPMIVRSLEQGGLESIARALAYAGYIWMSTVFIFFVISLAIDIGRFFLIIASSVFKMSLPSVLRSGLFLFLVPLAASISIVSYGYHEALTIRTERVGIETTRLPPGVEKLTIVQISDVHLGLVCREDRLRRVVKAIEEANPDMVVSTGDLVDGQINNISGLSDMLRQIRPRYGKYAIMGNHEFYAGVGVSEDFTRKAGFRMLRQEAITIDGVMNLAGVDDGGHRSGGFVSSRERPLLEALPRHLFTVFLKHRPFVEGSSLGLFDIQLSGHTHGGQIYPFKYVTQISFPMVAGLYLLEKNSMLYVSRGTGTWGPPIRFLAPPEVTVIEVTRKK